One genomic region from Xenopus laevis strain J_2021 chromosome 2L, Xenopus_laevis_v10.1, whole genome shotgun sequence encodes:
- the LOC108708261 gene encoding gap junction beta-5 protein, with protein sequence MNWGVYEALLTGVNKFSTEFGRLWLSIVFIFRFLVYALTASRVWGDDQKEFICNTRQPGCTNVCYDYYFPVSHVRLWALQLILVTCPSLLVVMHVAYRENREEKRREKLGKDCEKIYVNTAKKRGGLWWTYLISLFFKALVDSVFIYVFYRLYENFFLTRLVKCSIDPCPNIVDCFISKPSEKNIFTLFMIITSALCILLNLVEATYLIGKKCKEMIHRSNNMTLHERIVKSSHEDQQHNNCKEQIQIGIHCKNSNINKMKTDNISK encoded by the coding sequence ATGAACTGGGGTGTGTATGAAGCACTTCTTACAGGTGTTAACAAGTTTTCTACAGAATTTGGACGTCTTTGgctttcaattgtttttatttttcgaTTTTTGGTGTACGCACTTACAGCCAGTCGGGTCTGGGGCGATGATCAGAAAGAATTTATCTGTAACACTCGTCAACCAGGATGTACCAATGTTTGCTATGACTACTATTTCCCTGTATCCCACGTCCGCCTCTGGGCTCTTCAGTTGATTCTTGTAACATGTCCATCTCTCCTGGTTGTTATGCATGTGGCTTACAGGGAGAACCGAGAAGAAAAACGAAGGGAAAAATTAGGAAAGGACTGCGAGAAAATTTACGTGAATACTGCAAAGAAGAGAGGAGGACTGTGGTGGACCTATCTCATCAGTCTTTTTTTTAAGGCATTAGTAGACTCTGTGTTTATCTATGTTTTTTATCGGCTGTATGAAAATTTCTTTCTGACTCGATTAGTGAAATGCTCTATTGATCCTTGCCCTAACATTGTGGATTGCTTCATATCTAAGCCTTCAGAGAAAAATATCTTCACTCTGTTTATGATCATCACCTCTGCTCTTTGCATTCTCTTGAACCTTGTCGAGGCCACCTATCTTATTGGCAAGAAGTGCAAGGAAATGATACATAGGAGCAATAATATGACTCTACACGAGAGGATTGTGAAAAGTAGCCATGAGGACCAACAACACAATAATTGCAAGGAACAAATTCAGATTGGGATACACTGTAAGAActcaaatattaataaaatgaagACAGACAATATTTCCAAGTAA